Genomic segment of Cryptococcus neoformans var. neoformans JEC21 chromosome 5 sequence:
CCATCGATCTTAATTCTAGTAACTCCTATCGGATTCCCATTGCTGTGCAGCTCATCCCTGGTGGGCTGTTCGCAATTGGCTGCATGTTCTTCAAAGAGTCACCTATGCTTTTGATCAAACGTGGCAGAGAAGCGGAGGCAATTGCAAATCTTGAATGGCTAAGAATGCTGCCTGGTGATCATTTGTGTGAGTAATACTCGGCGACACCTGGCCCATTGTTTCACCGCCATCTTCCTACCTTGCACCGCTGACTGGGCCCTATGGCCGACTATAGATATCCAAGAAGAGCTCAGAATGATTCACACACgaattgaagaggagaacaAAGTAGCtgggggagaaggaaagggtaTCAAAAATTACTTCGTGGGCTGCATACGGGAAATGAAGGTCCCTTCAATCCGCCATCGTTTTGCCCTCGTCCTAGGTATGATGTTCCTTCAAAACTTCTCAGGAGCCATCACCATCAGTAAGCTACTTCTaattccctcctcctgatCCTGATgatccctttcctttcaaTCTTACCTCTGTCAGTCTCGATGTTGAGCTGACGATTTATAATTGTATAGATTACTATTCCCCTAGCATATTCAAAGCCATCGGTCTTACGGACGTTACCCTTTGGACTGGTATCTATGGTGTTTTCAAGGCCAGCGGTgccattctcttcttcatgttCGGTATTGACAGATTCGGTCGTCGAAACCCTTGGATGCTCTCTGCAGCCTGTTGTGGTCTATGTCTCATCTATCTAGGCGCATACATCAAGGTTGGTCATCCGGGTACTGCCGAAGTCCTTTCCGAATCGACCAAGAAAGGCGGAAATGCCGCCAcagccatcatcatgcTCTATGCTCTCTTCTGGTCTTTCGGTGGTAACGGATTGCCTTGGATCGTATCTGCTGAGATCTTCCCTGTGAGATTAAGATCTTTGGCAGGTTCTTGGGCCGGTGTCAACCAATGGTTAGCTTCAGTGAGTATGATGGCTTTAATGTGTTCTAGTAGCTACCTATATGTTTGGCTGACGATGTGATCCTCCAGTTCGCTGCGACTCAAGCGTTTCCCAAGATGTTGTCAAAGATGGATTGGGgagtcttcatcttctttgctgGTATATGTGCAGCAACTGTGTATGTCACATCATCATGGGCATTCCTTGCAACTGGAATGGTTCCTTATCAGCGAGTCTGTCTCTTACTGACATGACAATGCCTCTGTAgcatcttcaccttcatctgGATCCCGGAAACCAAAGGTATCCCAATCGAATCTATGGATTTACTTTTCGGTGGACCAACGAGGCATATGCAATGGCGACAAAAGAGAGCCTACCCTCCTGACGGTGTCCCTGCTCTTACTATCGATTTGCCGCACCATGTTGAGACTCCAtatgatgggaagaaggaagccGATGATTTCATTGAGCACAATTCAGTTTGAGGATCGATTGGGCACGCAGACAAATGAAAGCTTATTGGAGAGGGTTCGTTTATCCAAGAATGATAGCCGCATAGCGGGGGATTTCAAATCGCACTATCTATAGCTTACAATATAATCAAATCggtttctttccttcctggATGTATATATACTTTTTTTGTGATATCGTTGTCTTGATGCTCCGATTTATGCTTGATTACAGGAACACATATCTACTACATTTGCCGCATGCTTACATGAAAGATAGCTTCTTACAATTAAGTTATACAAAGACCAAAGACAGCAGGATGTAGAGTCCAAATgtttcatccatctcttcttgtgGGAGGACCTGGCAGTTATGATTGTCCTATTTTTCGAACTTCTGAGTGGATAATTGAGCCATCCTATTGGATCCAGCCCTTTGCTGTAAGGATacagaggaaggagggtaggaggaagagaaggagaaagacgagaggaagactgGGAAGTAGTTTTAGGGTGCCaccaaggagagaaagagagaagaaaaaaggagagaggacgagaaggaggaccGTGCGGAGAGGCGTtagggaagaaggaggtaCGAGTGTAGGATGTAGGAAAAGTGTGAGAAAGATTAGCCAGCTTGTACAGCTAGAAAAAATGAAAGATTGATATAAAAGACGACATAGCCTTTCGTTCGAGTAGGCGCGTACTAGAAAAATGCATAGCCCCAATCGCGCGTGGCTCCCCTTTGCTTCCGTTTTTTTACCCAGACTGTCCCAGACACCCGAGACTATATAGACTGCAGATCCTTTTGGatttctctcttctttcccatctGTCCAGAAGAGAGCTTTTATGTTGCGGTCTTTCGGTGTATCTGGTGGGTATTTTTCTTAATtgcttccttccccttctgaCTAATCACAAAACAGGCTTAGATTATTTCTTATTGACTTCTCGGCTGCCCAGGTAGGTTGCTGCATCCAGAAGAGAGCCTTTTACATTGCGGTCTTTCAGTGTGTCTGGCTTAGATAGATTATTTACTGacttctcttccccatcatTTCCACATGCACACATAGACCGTCCGCTGGTCTCCTGCCTTGCTGATCATATTCAGTACAGCTATTGtctctctcgctcttccGGAAGACTTGCAGGAGCTGCTGGGCTCTATTAGGCATGGTGGACTGAAGGATTCAGAGTATGCCTTCCCTGGCTGTAAGTATCTCATGCACCTACCCTACTGAATCACTGATTGATGGTTGTTCAGACACCAATTACGCGATATCCTCTCCCCTCAATCACCACAATACCCTCCTGCCAAATATCATAGACAAGGTATTTGGCATATTGGCCACTCAACACGGCCTTTCATCTGTCGACAGTTTGCGTGGCATGGTGTCAGTGTACACACTGGCTTAGGGAACCGCTTACATCTTCGGCTGTGCATGCTGCAGTCCAAGCTGAgtggacaaggaggtccACTGAGGAGGTAGCGATGGCTAACAGGGTGCAGGAGAGTCACACCCAAGGCAACAAAAGCAATAGAAGGGCCAAGCCGAGGGAATGGACTGAGAATGGTGCAGTATCCATAAAGTGCCTAGTCACAATACCAGAGACTGCTCTCTCAGGAAGTTCAACAATAACCACAGTCAGTCAGGTCAGGCTAGGGTGGGTACCGGTGAATTTGCTAAGGCAGAAGAGCTGGCATCTACCTTCCATGCTGTAGCAGCAACTACAACCTGTTTCCATGACAACACCTTCATAGTGGACTCAGGGGCTTCACACCACATGGTCAGCAACAAAGACTTACTTCGCAACTATTGGCCACCAACAACTGTCAGAAGTGTAAAGGTTGGTAATGGCACTATCCTTCTGATTGCTGGTGTAACAAGCCTGGAGGGTTGTCCACTAGGGCagtgaaaaaaaaactgCATATAAAGGGCTGAAAAAGGAGAGCAACAGCTGAACTGGAATATGGACAGCAAGGCAGGCAAACAGCCAACAGTCTACATGTGCATGTGCAAAGGGCTGGGCAGAGGAGCCAATAAATAAATCTACACCAGACACACCAGAAGACTGCAACAAAAGGAGGGCTCTCTTCTGGATgaatggggaagaagagagaaatCTAGAAGGATCTGTGGTCTTATACTCTTGGTGTCTGGGATGGCatgggaaaaaaagggaagcaAAGAGAAGCTGCACATGACCAGCaagattggaagaagactcATGTGTGGGACTAGGATCTAAAGAAAATATACATATAAACCTACAGGAAAAAAACTTTATATCATGGTGGCACATTTTCTCCTGTTGATCATGTTATCCAAGGTTTTACAGATTTCCTGCAGTCAAATTTCTGGATGATATCCAGGCCAGCAATGGGCTTGGGATGTCCTTGTGCCACACAATAGCTGTCTGCAATGATGCTGTTGTGTCCCCATCTTCAGGACATTCACTGAAGACCACCTATCGTCTGTGGGCTCTGGAGAAAATTTggcttcatcaacaacctcaAACGTGGTGCCTTTGGTGCCTGACTTAcctgaagaaaagatggtaaaTTACACCGCTCCTGTACACGATAACATGGGTGCAAATTACCAAAAGACCCCGGGCCTTAGCCACTGCCTCTTCTGGCACGGCCATTCCTGAGATCGACGAGCTCAAGTCTATTGTCGCTGGACTCCTCCATTCCACCCAAGCTCTGGACTCCTCCATTCCACCCAAGCTCTAGCTGATCAAGCCACCACCGGCCACGACCGTCATGTGGCCCCCTCTACACTCGGGTCCCACCTGGACAAGATCTCTCCGCCGAGGCTTGGGTCTCACTCCCACGCTGACGTGTTTGCTCTCCAGCGACACCTCCTCGCTTTGGAGACTTACTTCCACGATGCTCTGCTGCACTGGAGCCCTGGATTGACTGAACAGGCGTGGAAGATTTCTGTGGCAAATACTTCGATCTCCCAATCAGGCAGCCGTTTCACCACGTGGCTTGAACTCCATGGCAAACATGCAGAGAGCTGGGAAGCATGGCAAGTTTCTTTGAAGTCCCACATTCTCGCCTGCGGCTGGGAACACAAACTCTGCCACAAATTCATGCAGCTCCGTTGTTTGGACACCACTCCTGCAGCGTTCGATGCATTTTTTCACCTTGTTATTAGTTACCAGGGTATCCTTCATGACTTTGAGGACCCTCTCAGTGAGGTGGATGTCAGCTGCCGGCTATTGGATGGTGTCGATGCCTTGGTTACTCACCGCACCAAAGCTGCCCTCTGTgtaaggcatgcatgccaaacacggtcattatgatcccaaggtctgTTTCACTTCTTACATagatttgctgccgcttttctcttattttgattccATTTATTTTTGCGCActcctcacaggcctcaaaggaatttgcagcaagaaaaagcctctcttctttatctttagaaagagtGTAGACACTGGGTGTCTCACTGAGTGTCGTTGTAGTATAGTGTGTAGTTGACtagcaaaacatgcactgGTTGTAATACATGTGGATTGAGTATTCAAGAACTACAACAATATGCGACTACTATTTTACTAAGTACCAACTGTGTgtcagaaagtaaagttACACACATCAAATGCCATGTCATTACTAAGTATTTCAAATGTAACATTATACACATGGAATGTTACATCATCTGGATGAatacatacacaacaaatatagctgaatattcatacagcttatacatgggaatgcatgcatgtaaatgcactgcataaattcctgcatgtaaatgcaatgcataaattcctgcatatgcaatatgcataggaagatgcatgcacaaagactgcatgcatagagaataaatgagtatagtgctctgcacttacaaagagagcccttttcctttggttgtccgcgacctgctgtagttcttttgagtgcttgtgagtcccacTTCCTACTTGGATTGTGGTTTTATGCTAACTGGGCAGACTTTagtaattatagcttcgttgacactctgcccaggtaTGCTtgtaacttcttctttatctttagaaagagagcccttttcctttggttgtctgcgacctgctgtagttcttttgagtgctttaattatagcttcattgacactctgcccagtgatcaacaaacatatgCAAACTTATagaccgcttctgcgcccAGACAATCCTactacctctttccttgccaccgaCTAGACAACAGTCGTGTTCCAGctgtctctctttcaatcaaatTAAGCCGAACTCTTCAGTGAACATCCCCCCTGGGTTGTTACACTTTTTTTAAGCGAATCTCAACTGCATGAGCTCTGCTGAGCCACCAGAAAAAGTTTTCCAGCTTACCTGCCAAATCAGAGtcccctcatcctcctatTATGTATGATTCTCTCCCCCAACCCAAATATTCCTTTCCAGTCCTCTCTGAACATGCCGACGCAGCGGCTATTCACCAACACATCTCGAAGCTTCGCAGCATCTTTACCCTCATGGCCGCTGGTTACCGCTATGAACCCACCGCTTTTGAGGCCCGCAAGCTCGCCCACGCCGCCCAGTCTCTTACTGGTATCCGCCATCTTCAATTCCTCGAAGGTGATGGCCTCCAATGTCGCACCTTTGATGACTGGGCAAAAGCTTTCAAGTCTGCAATGCTTCTGCTCGGCTGGGTATCCGAGACCGAAAAGAAAATCTATTCTCTTCAACCCCAGCTCCTCCGACTTGACAAAATCCCATCGGCCATCATGGATTTCAAACAGTGGTTCGCCCTCCTGAAGGATTCCGACAGCCCCATGTCCGAAGACGTCGCTACACACTGGCTGCGAAACCACATGACACCTGGTCTTTTGGCAGAGCTTGAACGGGACTTTGGTGGTGAGAATCAGCTTCGTCAGGCCAGTTTAGCTGAACTTCTCAAGCATATGGAAATCTGTGCCACCAGACTCCTTCGCTACCAGTCCGCTTTCGCCCCCATCGCGCTCACCCGCACGCCGATCGCTGCTGTCTCACCTGAAGCGTCTTCACCCATTGACATTGTTCAATGGCTCAACCTGCGACTTCCGCTCCCCAAGGGTGGTACTGGTCGCCGCGCTCGAGCTCACCTGGCAAGTGAACAGCGTTGTTTCCTCTGCCGCCAACCCGGTCACAAGTCTCCCGACTGCCCAAAGCGCAAGGAACCCATGGCAATCGCTGCTGTAAGCACCTTCGACCATGAGGAAGCGGAAtttgagcaggaggagggagagatgttTGCCGAGGTATTAGCCACACACCTTGCGCCGGAGCTGTCAGTCccacccatccttctcgaatgTCGCATAGGCACTAATGGGtcacccttcctcaccctcttcgACACAGGAGCAACAGTCACTCTAGTTGATCCGTccctcatcaccacccaCCAACTCCAAACTTATCCATCAGAGCAACGGCGGGTGGTATCGTTAGCAGGAGGAGCACGGGGTCCAGCTTTACAATGTCGTGTAGGAGTAGAGGTATGCATCCAGAATCAAGTCTTCGCACTACATGGTTATGTCATGCCCCTACATGCCCGCTATAAAGTCATCCTAGGCCTGGATTTCATCCGCTCTCATGGGCTCCTCAGCGGTGCTTCTCGGCTAGGCAATCTCGCTCCTGACCTCCTTGGCCCCGTGGTTGCTTCAGTGACGACCGCTGATGGGTATGAGGACCTCCGCCTAGCAATCCTGCATGAGTATCATGACATTTTCCCAGACAATATTGGTGAAGTTGCAAATTACCCACCGATCTGTGATGCCAACTCAAAGGTCCGCCACCATATCAACCTCACCCCCAGTGCGATACCCTTCAAATCCGCGAGTTATCGATCCCCTCACATGTGGCTACAACAGTTAATTGAAGAGATCCAGAAACATCGGGAGGCTGGCCGATTGCGACCCTCCAGTTCGCCGTGGGCAGCACCGGCATTCTTGGttaagaaggagaatggaaaatTTCGGTTTATCTGTGATTATCGGGGCCTTAACAAAGTCACTACTCCAGACTCCACGCCAGTTCCCAATGTCGACGACATCCTCCATCGAGCTGCTTGTGGTAAAATCTTTGCCAAAATTGACCTGTCTGATGCTTTCTTCCAAACACTTATGCATGAACCAGACATTGAAAAAACGGCCATTACTACCGAACTCGGCCTATTTGAATGGGTAGTTATGCCACAAGGTGCTTGCAACTCACCTGCTACTCAACAACACCGACTAAATGAGGCCCTCCGTGGGTTGCTGGGGGATTCTTGTGAGGCTtatgttgatgatatcattgTCTGGGCTGCTGATGCCGAGGATCTTGACAAACGGTTGCGAGCAGTGCTGGCTGCCTTACGAAAATCGGGGCTTGTGTGCTCTCCCACCAAGTCTGAATTTTTTCGCCACAAAGTCATTTTTCTTGGTCACGTGATATCTGCCAACCACATCGGCCCAGACCCTGCCAAACTCCGCACCATCGCCTCCTGGCCGCTCCCTCAGTCCGTCAAAGAGCTGTGATCCTTTCTAGGCCTCCTTCAATACCTCAGAAAATTCATACCGAGCCTAGCTACCCACACACGAACCCtcaccgccctcctcccgcCAACTCCAGCCGCTGAGAAAGCCTGGGAGAAGCAACAGCGTGCACTCCGGAAGGGCCAGTCCCCCAAGGATGTCCTGTCATGGGTCTGGGCATGGTCTAGTGAAGCGACTGCCGCGTTTGAGATTCTGAAGGCGAAAGTGGCGGAGATTTCTGGCCTCCGGCCATTGGACTATGCAGCTGCGTTATCCGGCGAGTGCCCCATCTACCTTTTCACTGATGCAAGCAATCACGGCACTGGCGCCTGGCTTGGTCAAGGCCCTGACCCCGATCATGCATTTCCAGTTGCTTACGACTCTCGCAGTTTATCAGCCGCCGAACGCAACTATCCAACACATGAGAAAGAACTCTTGGCCATCGTCCGTGCCCTCAAACTCTGGCggcctctccttctggaTGTCCCCATTCAAGTTCAGACCGACCACTTCACTCTCAAATGGTTCCTCCAACAGCGCGACCTATCCGAACGCCAAAAGCGCTGGCTAGGCATCCTATCCCGGTTCGACTTGCATATTGACCACATCTCAGGTGTCAATAACTTCATCGCAGATGTCCTCTCTTGGCTTGGCGGTGTTGACGATGAGCAGGATGGTATGGAGACAGCTGAAGTCAGTGTAGCAGTCCTCGGTCTCCTCGGCCAAGACAtatccaccatcaccaagGTCGCGCAAGGCTACACTCAAGATCAGGTCATGGGAGCATGGttgcaagaggaggatagggcACCTGGAGTAACGCTGGAGAATGTTGAGAATGGTCAAGGACGGAGTACATCAGGTGTTGCGATGGGAAGGCAGGCTATGTGTGCCCGATACCAGTGAGCTCCGAGAAGGTTTCATCCGCCAGTgtcatgatgatgtgggCCATTTCGGCATAGCGAAGACATTGGAGATGGTGCACCGCAGCTATTACTGGGAGGGCATGAGGCAGGATGTTGTGGACTATGTAAGCTCGTGTGCACCCTGTCAGACTTCAAAGAGCACTACTGTCAAGCCCGCAGGCCGCCTTCACTCTCTACCAGTTCCACAGGCGAAGTTTCTCGACATTGGCATTGACTTTGTGGGCCCTCTCCCCACGTTGCAAGGTTTTGACCAACTCATTGTCATCACCGACCGCCTCACTGGTTATGTGGTCCTCATTCCTACCACCATCACAGCAAATGCGCGAGAGGTTGCCCGACTTTTTTACGACCACTGGCTTTCCAAATTCGGCTGCCCTCGCTCCATCGTCTCCGACCGCGGCAGCATCTTCCAGTCTGGGGTTTGGCGTCATGTCACCAAGCATATCGACACCAAGTCTATGCTTTCAACCTCATATCACCCCCAGACCGATGGTATCTCTGAACAGTCCAACAAATCAGTCATCGAGTCGCTTCGAACCCTCACTGACATCCGTGGGCATACATGGGCTGACCATTTGCAGCGCATTGCTTTTGCTCTCAACAACCATGTCCGTGCATCAACCAAGCACACTCCTGCCGAGCTGGTTTTTGGCAAGCGTCTCTCTCATGTTCCTCCCTTGGTGGCTGACACTCCAGCGAAAATTGCCGAAGCCTTGCAGTTCATGGTACCTTCGGAAGATGAATGGGAAGCAGCAGCTCGGCATATGCGGCTCGACGAAGGGGAAGCACGAGACAATCTCCTCATGGCCAAACATCGACAAGCAGTTCAAGCCAACAAACATCGCCGGCCTGATCCCATTTACAAGGTCAGTGACCAAGTGCTGGTGAACACCTGTTacgactcgtccccaacaaggtctggccttggagacgagatagaaagccgtagtttaactaagcaatgagatatatgtatgatatacctcttgacacttcttgtctgttggcgtatggtatagggcagaggtatattcgcttgggaagatcaggcaagcttatatactagtggagtaagtttatgtcgaaggtggtgcaaggtaagacgagagtgagcactgggagctcgaggacctttcgcaaagtaacttatgaaatattgatcttcaaggggaagaagatcaagatcaaggacaaagctcccctttatatacttctacagaaatctatttatatcctttgaggtccagctggaggtccagctggaggtccaactggaggtccaactggacgtccagttcttttctcggaggtccaactggacgtccagttcttttctcggaggtccaactggaggtccagctggaccttcttatctgaatcggatcttgccttcctattacgtaactccctcctatgatatcttatctcttcttctttgtgcaggctcgTGACAGTCACCCCCCCCTTTGAAGACGGTCGCTCCATCGTGCCGTCTGCGGCTTGTTCTGTTGTGTACTTGTAACTAAAATTTGCTGGAGCTATGGAATAAATTTCTATGAACTGGTTGTGAAGAATTCGTCTTTGAAAAATCTATGAACTAAGTCTATGAACTAAAAATGTTTTCGCAATGTTTGGAATAATTTCTCTGAACTGTTACTATGAACTTGGTTTCCTATAATCGGTGTGTTGACTTATACTGATCAACAATCTCTGAAGCATTTTCTAGAGCGGTTTCGGGTTCCCAACTGTTGTGTTCGGCACTGTAGCCGAGCCACTTGATAAGGAATTGGCGGCGTTTTCGGTAAAATCGATGATTGAGGATGCACTCGACTTCGTATTCTAGGTCACCTTCGACTTCGATAGGTGATGGTGCGACTTGTGTTCGCCCTGGGATCTCATTCTCAATATATTTCTCAAGCAATTGGACATGGAAGACGTCGTGGATACGCATTGATTTCGGCAACTCAAGGCGATACGCGTGGGAAGAAACGCGCGCGATAATGGTGTAGGGACCGAGATAGCGGTGATTAATTTCTTGGTGGGTCGTTTCGTTTTGATGTTACAGGCAGATAGCCAGACTTTGTCGCCGATAGTATATTCGGGAAGTGGGGCACGGTGCTTATCAAACTGTAGTGCTGCACTCTCTTGTGCTTTGGACATTTCTATCTTGAGGTGTTCGTGGAGCTTGCTCAAGTCGGTGATGGAGGCTCTGGCAGGTGGGCTGAAAATAGGGACATTGTCATCGGGGGTAAACGATGCCCTGGGATGGTACCCTTTGTTGGCAAAGAAGGGGGACATAGTAGTGGACGAATGGGGCGTATTGTTGTAAGTGAATTCCGCAACTGGGAGTAGCGGTGCCCATTCCTTTTGCTTATAATCGGTATAAAGGCGCAGATATTGTTCTAAGACCTGGTTCACTCGTTCGGTTTGTCCATCTGTTTCTGGGTGAAAAGCTGTACTGAGTTCTAACTCGATGTGTAGGAGTTGTGTGAATGCTCGCCAAAAGCGGGATGTGAATTCAGATCCACGATCTGATACAATACTGGTCGGAATCCCATGCTTGGAGAAGACGTGGGTGACATATAATTGGGCGAGTTCCTCGGCGTTGAGGCTAGTCGTTGTGGGGATAAAGAGAGCCATCTTGGTGAGTCGGTCTACGATCACAAGGATGGTGTTGTAGCCGTGTGATGGGGGAAGTTGTTCAATGAGGTCCATCAATACAGATGACCAGGGATATGGGGGAATGGGTAGAGACTTGAGTTCGCCATAGGGCTGATGACGTCTTGTCTTAGTTCGGCAACAAAGATCGCAGGAATCAATGTAGTGATTGATGAAGCCTTTTAGGCCTGGCCACCAGTAATGGCGTCGGATGAGTTGGATAGTCTTGCGTCGTCTGGGATGCCCACTAGTGAGTGCATCATGGCATTCTTTCATGACGAGGGTACGTAGCTCGTTATTGGCTGGGACATAGAACGATTCGCCATATCTGAGGAGTCCTTCATCGTCTCGAGTATATGGGTGAGCTTCAGAGGGATGGTTGGCTTTGTCCAAGAATGGTTTTGCTGATTCATCGGTTTCTAGACCGGTTTTCAACAATGACTTGATGGGCGAAGATATTTCCAACCGATCGAGTCCGGTTGTGGCAGTACCCAAGTACTGTCCAGGGCGAAGGAGAGTCTGGAAATTCTGAGGATTGGCAGCAGTAGTAAGGCTGGAACCTTTCTCGAGTGGATGATAATCATGTCTTCGGGTGAGTGCGTCAGGCTTTGTGCCTTGTACGCCTGGTCGGTAGATGATATTGAAGTCAAAGTCGGCTAGGAGTTCAGACCATCGCGCCTGTCATCGATTGAGTTGCTTGGTTGTCATAAAGTATTCCAGGCTTCTGTGGTCGGTGTAGACACGAATGGTTTCTCTAGCACCTTCGAAGTAATGTcgccattctttgaatgCTGAAACAATTGCTAACATTTCTTTGTCGTGAATAGGATAGTTTAACTCGGCAGGCAACATTTtgtgagagaagaaagcaacTGGttcgagtttcttgtcgatTTCATGTGATAAGATACCTGCAATGGCATAGTCGGAGGCGTCGGTTTCAAGGATG
This window contains:
- a CDS encoding hexose transport-related protein, putative; translation: MGFHIIEDRPTPPAVYNWRVYMMGCCIAFGALTFGYDAAFIGTTITRPGFTAAFGIDEMSASEKINNSANLTSSFTAACFFGAVFAWPMMEAWGRRPALQVSAAIFNIGAIVMTAATHQLSMIYAGRVLTGLGVGIITAVVPSFLAELSPPPIRGVLTGLFEIAYQIGNLVGFWINYGVTHTIDLNSSNSYRIPIAVQLIPGGLFAIGCMFFKESPMLLIKRGREAEAIANLEWLRMLPGDHLYIQEELRMIHTRIEEENKVAGGEGKGIKNYFVGCIREMKVPSIRHRFALVLGMMFLQNFSGAITINYYSPSIFKAIGLTDVTLWTGIYGVFKASGAILFFMFGIDRFGRRNPWMLSAACCGLCLIYLGAYIKVGHPGTAEVLSESTKKGGNAATAIIMLYALFWSFGGNGLPWIVSAEIFPVRLRSLAGSWAGVNQWLASFAATQAFPKMLSKMDWGVFIFFAGICAATVIFTFIWIPETKGIPIESMDLLFGGPTRHMQWRQKRAYPPDGVPALTIDLPHHVETPYDGKKEADDFIEHNSV